The Raphanus sativus cultivar WK10039 chromosome 2, ASM80110v3, whole genome shotgun sequence genome includes a region encoding these proteins:
- the LOC108843527 gene encoding probable WRKY transcription factor 40, translating into MDQYPSSLVDTSLDLTIGVTRMRVEEESTTTALVDELNRMNAENKKLSEMLTLMCDKYNVLRKQLMEYVNKTERDQVSPPKKRKSPTRDDTNSSAVVGGVSESSSTDQDDQYLCKKQREETVAKEKVSRVYYKTEASDTTLVVKDGFQWRKYGQKVTRDNPSPRAYFKCACAPSCTVKKKVQRSVEDQSVLVATYEGEHNHPMPSHIDSNSGLNRSLGGPAAAANRSRSLAEPVTSIDLTESKNVTSPSRIDFPEVQKLLVEQMASSLTKDPNFTAALAAAVTGRLHQQNQTDK; encoded by the exons ATGGACCAGTACCCATCGTCTTTGGTCGATACTTCTTTAGATCTCACTATAGGTGTTACTCGTATGCGAGTTGAAGAAGAATCCACG ACAACTGCTTTGGTGGATGAATTAAACCGAATGAATGCTGAGAACAAGAAGCTCTCAGAAATGCTAACTTTAATGTGTGACAAGTACAACGTCTTGAGAAAACAGCTTATGGAATATGTTAACAAGACCGAGAGAGACCAAGTCAGTCCTCCCAAGAAACGCAAATCTCCAACGAGAGATGACACAAATAGTTCGGCTGTGGTCGGTGGAGTGTCCGAGAGTAGCTCTACGGATCAAGATGATCAGTATCTGTGTAAGAAGCAAAGAGAAGAGACAGTTGCTAAGGAGAAAGTCTCAAGGGTTTATTACAAGACCGAAGCTTCAGACACTACCCTT GTTGTGAAAGATGGGTTTCAATGGAGGAAATATGGACAGAAGGTGACTAGAGACAATCCTTCTCCAAGAGCTTACTTCAAATGTGCTTGTGCTCCAAGCTGTACTGTCAAAAAGAAG GTTCAAAGAAGTGTGGAGGATCAGTCCGTGTTAGTTGCAACTTATGAGGGGGAACATAACCATCCAATGCCGTCGCATATCGATTCAAACAGTGGCCTAAACCGTTCTCTTGGTGGTCCAGCTGCTGCAGCCAACAGAAGTAGGAGCTTGGCTGAGCCTGTGACTAGCATCGATTTGACTGAATCCAAGAATGTGAcaagcccatcaagaatagattTTCCAGAAGTTCAGAAACTTCTGGTGGAGCAAATGGCCTCTTCCTTGACAAAAGATCCTAACTTCACAGCAGCATTAGCAGCAGCTGTTACCGGTAGATTGCACCAACAGAATCAGACCGATAAATAA
- the LOC108843528 gene encoding phosphatidyl-N-methylethanolamine N-methyltransferase, whose translation MGIVAAMGVLLPFPFYWWLWTNPQSWVNLCGQGRDPSTAMARVSHVLKAAQLLSLFSVASLSWPPPLYFWPLMAFGQFLNFRVYQLLGEAGTYYGVRFGKSIPWVTEFPFGVIRDPQYVGSIMSLLACLSWVPFQYILLWCLGYVFMMLVESKEDPSARAKSVSSCSWHKPLVNR comes from the exons ATGGGTATAGTAGCAGCGATGGGAGTGTTGTTGCCATTCCCTTTCTACTGGTGGCTATGGACGAATCCTCAGTCATGGGTCAATCTCTGCGGCCAAGGAAGAGACCCTTCCACGGCGATGGCGCGTGTCTCTCACGTCCTCAAGGCTGCtcaactcctctctctcttctccgtcGCCTCTCTCTCCTGGCCTCCTCCGCTCTACTTCTGGCCCCTCATGGCCTTTGGCCAGTTTCTCAACTTCAG GGTATATCAACTGTTAGGTGAAGCTGGAACATATTACGGTGTTCGGTTCGGGAAGAGTATACCTTGGGTTACAGAGTTTCCATTTGGGGTCATCAGAGATCCACAGTATGTTGGGAGCATCATGTCTTTGTTGGCTTGTCTCTCTTGGGTTCCGTTCCAGTACATCCTCCTCTGGTGCCTTGGTTATGTTTTCATGATGCTTGTCGAGTCAAAGGAGGATCCAAGTGCTCGTGCCAAATCCGTCTCCTCATGTTCTTGGCATAAACCATTAGTTAATAGATAG